The window TTGCTCTAGAAATCTCATTATCATTAATCTGCCCAAAGTTTGAATCTCTTGACATTCGATGGGCAGACGCCAGGTGTGTCATCATAGGTGATCACGTGCAAAATCACAGGTCATTTTGCCTGGAGCACAAGCTGTTTTCATGTCAGTGCCACTTGCCCACGCACGTTTTTCAATGTCGGAGCTGCTAaattgacttgtgatgatattgtcCTCAAGCCTGAGTCCACCTGGTTTTCCCATCAATCTTTTTACAAATACAGTAATATCAATGAAAATATCTGTGGCAAGTGAAGTACTCCTTATTACCATACATGTAAAAACAGTATAAATGAAACCGTTGGTGTGGAGTATCTGATCGGATTATTGAACTGAAGTTTCttgttgaaaaaattaaaatactGTACGCTGAAGTTACGGGAACATGCACCAATTTACTATGCATGTGGAACCTGATTGATTAAATCACAGCTGTTAACACAATCATTATAAGACACCTGCTTGTTCTGATGCACATGATGGCAGTTTTGTCTGGCTCAAATGTTTGATCAGAGGCCTATACTGTTTAAATATTTGCATATAAATTTGATTGTTGCGTAATCGTTTTTTCATTTCCACCAAAAACTTATTTTTTGCTCCCACTGATGAGCTGATGTTTATTTTCAGTTGCTGGCGTTTACATTCTGTCGTCATTATATTGTGAGGAGATCAACACCCTGATTAACCAGTGTGGTGCTACATACGACAGAACGTGGCCTGATCCTCAGCCCGGGCTCCGCCAAATCACAAGAAGTAAGTTTAATGTTAACATGCCTCAATTTGGACACATCCTGCTCTCTTTAATAATCTGGACATATTTCAAGTGATTTCATAGCTTTTGTGTCAAAAATCTGTCTCTCTTGATAAAAAATCTGCCTTTCTTTGGCATAATTATGAGACTACATGCACCTGGCTTTAAATTTGATGTCACTTGTAAAAGTAGGCAGTATTTTAGAGAATGTGCATGTTATtgaatcaaatttttaaaacaatttgaaaattttatgtACTAATACATTAAACCATAAAGTCAGTTAGATAATTCGTCTTCACGATATTATTAACCAAATACTACCCTGAACTAGGTCAAGTCTCGAGAATTTTACAAAGTAGCATTGTTCAGTCTACCGAGTTGAAGTTTATGACTTGAATTTTAATATTGACTTTACGGTACTGCCCTTTGAGAATAGAAGATAAGCAGCCAATTCAGACGTTAGTTCATCCAAGTGAACATAGGTGACACCACTTTTAGATGCATATCAATTTGTACATCCCTTGCAGTTGGCCTATCACCAATATGCACCAAAAAAACATTTCCATCCCACTTTTAAGTCTGACATTTACCAAACAGAGGTCACCTGTACTCAttaacagggcaaaaatactctATATTTGGCCTATTATATTGAAATTAGGTTGTCAGAAATAGATTGATGATTCCTCTGATTTTTACCATGTGATGGTTGTGATACCATTTGACAATTGAAGATGACATGTATTTTTTGTTAATTTTCAGTTGATTAGTTATCTCCCATTGTTTATGATGAAGTACACTTAACAACCTCCTTGTCAAATTTTCTGCGGTGCAGTTTGACAACCTTTCCTTACAGCCAAAACAACTCCTcttaattttcttttctttttaagATGGTGTTAGTTGTGCTTACAACGTCCTTATAAGATTCACTCTTTCTCTTTCAGGGGCAAGGATAAGAGAACAGCTCGAAAAAATACGGCCGATTAGTCTGACAGCGAGTGTCAAAGACTTTACAAATACCCAAGTCAACGCAGACGTCAACTTCAGATCGAATGATCAGTTAGAACATGTTGAGAGCGGCACCCTAACCAGTATTGAGAATATTACGAGCATCGAAAACATTATCAAGGAGCGTTTGATGTCCCAGTGTGATGTACCAAAGCGTCGATCGCGAAGTCTTGAAACGAAGGATTCAGAACACTCGGAGGAATTGAGATTAAAACCGCCTGCAAAATTGCCTCCGAAACCCAAACCAGTTGGTCAGGTTTTAAGTAGCAGCACATCAGTTCCAATGGGGTTAAGTGCTCGCGGTATTTCGCCAAATGGGCGTAGTTATGTGCGAAGTGGTGTGCCGGAATCGGAAAAGAATTTGACTCCCACTTATAAAAATGGCGGCAGCGACCGATGCAAAAATGATCAAAGctgggctgatgatgttttccGTGCTGTCAATTTGGAGAAAGACTTGCATCACTCCAGCAGTCGAGAGATATTGGCTGATTTGAATGCTAAAAGTGCCTCTCGTGGGGATAAGATATCTGTGCCAAATAATGACAGTGTCAATAAGTGCTCAAGCAGTGCACCGCCTGTCCAAGGTGATACTGCGCCTGTCTTCCTGCCAGTTCCAACACCGCCCCATTTGAAAGCGGACAAACCACCAGCGCTTCCGCCAAAAGTTAAATCTGTCCAAAAGGATGTAACCGATGGTGCTGATTGCAATGTGCCTCACGATTATATCAATTTAGCAGGTGACCAGGAGCAACAACCAGCTATGCAAAACCAAAATCAAACTATGCAATCCAATGCAAAAACATTCCAGAGTAGTCCACCCAAGCCGGGACCAAAAACAAATCATCCACGCTCAAGTTCTGTAGAACCTAACCACCCACGCTCAAATTCGGATAGTTCTGACCAAAAATCATTTGGATATCTGAGACCAAATATGTCTGTGCCAAATATGAGACAGACAGCGACCAAAAGTTACAGAGGATCGATGCGCCTCGAGGAGATTGATTTGCGGGGTTTTGATGATCGAGAGAAAAACTATATGTACGATGTCAAAATTAGCAACGATTCTATTGTGCTTTGTTCAGATACGAATATTGCCGCCCCAAAACCGCAAAAACCAATGAACCATTCTTATGTGAACTTACCTCAGCCTTTGAATAAATTGACTGTGCCTCCTCCACCAGTGCCGCTGCCACCCTCACCAACCGTCACCGCAGCAGCTATCAGTGTAGCAAGTCCAACTACGGGAAAAGTCCATGTTTATCAAAATGTGCCCTCCCCCACTCCTTTGAAACCAGAGGTCCCGGAGAAACCTGAAATGCAGAATGTTCTACCTAAACCAGATCAACCAGAAGCAAGTGAAAAACCACTATCAGAGAAGAGACATTCCTATGTAAATCTTCCCCCAGCTGACTCCGATATCCCAATATCTGATTACCTCGATATGAAGGCATCACCGGAACTTGAAAGGCCACGTCGACCTGGCCGACCTGCAAACCTCGTCATCAAAACATCTCCAGACTCTGCTCCAAGTAGCCGCCGTCCATCTAGTCCCCTGGAATATATTGATATGAAAGGAGTTGATGCGCCCACCAGTCCTGACTATCTTGACATGGGCAATGGCAGTGAGGCTGTAGCTTTACTTTCTCCGGACGCTGACTCTCCATTTTTGGATTACATCCCGATGAAGAGTCCAGTGACGAAGGAGCCGAATGAGGACTATCAAAAGGTAAAGGCAGAGGATTACTTGGAGATGAAGTCGGAAGACCCTGCCGCTCAAGGATTACCTCGTGTTCCTTCGACAGCAAGTTTCAAAAAGATACGGAAACTAAGTGATAATTCTGATTGCGGTTCTAGCTCCCAGATGTCCCTTCTGACCCAGGATTTGTACGCTGAGGAAACAGGTAGCAGTAACTACATCAATGTGCCTGAGGATGACAGTTTGCTGAAGAGGCAAAGTGTTTGCAGTATTGCCACTAGTTCAAGGTGGACGACTGACACAAGTCGGGTCCAAGGGAAGGGTAGGATTGGCCGATCACAGAGCGTGTGTGTTGGGGGCTCAAGTCCAAAACGACACTCACTCATGCAGTATCATAGCATGGAAGGTGAACTTGATGACGAGTTGAGTACAAGACCCCTCTCCTCGATATGGAAGAAACCTCCATCACCTGGTCCAAATACGAAATGTTCTATCGACAGTCGCGATGACAAGAAGGAGAATATCCCGAACAGACCTCGTGAGCCGTTCAACAACCTAATTCAACCGCATGCTGAACATAGCcagaaaaccaaaggaaggCTACCCCGTCCTCTCTCAACTTCGAGTGTTGAGCCGCCAAGCCCAAAACCTTCTTCAGGAAAGTCTTCCTTCTTCAGTCGCTTGATTAGGAGAAGTACAAAGGACAAGAAGAAGAGCAAAAGCCAAGACGATATCTTGGATACGGATAAAAATGAATGGGTCGTGATTGATGTTCCGTTTGATGCACCTCAACCGCCAGTTCCGCAAGTGCAATTATCGCAGCGCCGCCCGGAGAGGTCTGCAAGTCTTCCAATACGCCACGTGCAGACGTCTCCTGTGAGGTTGTCTTCCGTTGCCGGTGCTGATTGTAACGTTGACTCCAATCTTGGCACCATCAGTTCATTGCCGTTTGGGCAACGTTTGTCTTCTTCTGCTGAGCACCAGTATCACTATATTGACGTTCCTGGTACAACTCCGCCCAAAAATGATCAGCGAGTCGATCCTATCACGACTCGTATTGACCGTGATAACAGATCTATTACTGACTCGACTGGCCGTTTAGGCTCAACTGTTGGTGGTCTGCGAACTTTACCCGAAGAATCGAATTCACGTTTTCATGAGGTGATCGTAGGAGCAAAGAAGACATCCCCTATTGCCACGCCAACGTCTACCCGTGAACGTGCTGCGTCTCAGCCGATTCCCATTACATCCCCAGCAGCTCCTCCACCATTGCCGCCTCGGAAGGTATCCGTTCCAGTCTCTCCTACAGTGCCACGACCGCAGCAAACAACACCCTCTATGCAACAACAGAAAATGCCTGTCAACTCCGACTATGCCCCAATATGGAAGGCCAGGAGTTATCTTGAAAAACGGAAGGGTAAGTTTAGATATATTCTCCTATGTATTTTTCTCCGTGAAAATTTTAGAGGCGTCAGTGCTGTCTATAGTAGATTGTTTGGACACATCCTTCATGACCATTCAACTCAAATAGATTTGAGGAAGATAATAATATGTCATCTGCATTGATCTGACTATTAAGGCATTGTATTAGACTGTCTTTAGGGAAAGGGTTATAATAAATAGCCTATTGTTCACATATTATTTGCatgttttacatgtagttttcagGTTTTGCATTAGTATGAATCAAATGTTTGTTTTACAAATATTCCGTCGCCTAATACACAAATAAATTTCATGTATTGCTCTGCCATCTTCATCTCGATTTTCAGTTCATGACTCTGACACAAGGTGGCTCTTTGCCTGGATGTGTGTTTTATTCATAGCAAGACATGACCTGATGCATCTTTATTACCTGTCTTCCTTgccaaaaaccttggtggtcaagatgtgatgaccccatcaggtgaaaatccatccatccatccatccgtctgtccatccgtccatccatccatcggGCCGTCAACACGGaagaaatctgtgttgacctagttttaacttgatttgaatttctcgCTCTCATGTAACTccgtccatccgtccatccatccatccatccatccatccgtcaacactgaaaaaaatctgtgttgacctagttttaacttgatttgaatttctcgCTCTGATGTAACTccgtccatccgtccatccgtccatccatccatccatccatccatccatccatccatccatccatccatccatccatccatccgtcaaCACGGaagaaatctgtgttgacctagttttaacttgatttaaTTTCCCGCTCTGATGTAACtccgaaggttgtgggttctATCCCCCTTCAGGGCCTCTTGTTCTAATCAAAGCGACTCCACTTTTCGCTTTTTTacacattttctttcagatgcaaATCACGCCTCTGTAGGGCTTGGCAACTTGGTCTTTGTTGGGAGTCTGtgcttttgatgtttttctgctTGGTCTGGTCTATTCAGCTGTTGTTATTGGCTCCCAATGACACAAGAATAGCCCCCCAACGATTCCTTAAAATGACTGGTTAGCCGGCGCGTTTAGTTGATGTATTGAGGGGCAACAGCACTTTGCTCTCTAGCTCACATTTAAGCGGTTAGTGTCTGATGAGACACTGTCTACTTTCAAACTCCTACCTCTGCAATACTAACAGGATACGAGAGCCCCCAACGATTCCTTCAAATGGCTGTTTAGCCAGCGCATTTAGTTGATGTACTGAGGGGCAACAGCACTTTGCTCTCTTGATTAGCTCACATTTTAGCGATTAGTGTCTGATGAGACACTCTCTACTTTCAAACTCCTACCTCTGCAATACTAACGGGATACGAGAGCCCCCAACGATTCCTTCAAATGGCTGTTTAGCCAGCGCGTTTAGTTGTTGTACTGAGGGGCAACAGCACTTTGCTCTCTTGATTAGCTCACATTTTAGCGGTTAGTGTCTGATGAGACACTCTCTACTTTCAAACTCCTACCTCTGCAATGCTAACGGGATACGAGAGCCCCCAACGATTCCTTCAAATGGCTGTTTAGCCAGCGCGTTTAGTTGATGTACTGAGGGGCAACAGCACTTTGCTCTCTTGATTAGCTCACATTTTAGCGGTTAGTGTCTGATGAGACACTCTCTACTTTCAAACTCCTACCTCTGCAATGCTAACGGGATACGAGAGCCCCCAACGATTCCTTCAAATGGCTGTTTAGCCAGCGCGTTTAGTTGATGTACTGAGGGGCAACAGCACTTTGCTCTCTTGATTAGCTCACATTTTAGCGGTTAGTGTCTGATGATACACTCTCTACTTTCAAACTCCTACCTCTGCAATGCTAACGGGATACGAGAGCCCCCAACGATTCCTTCAAATGGCTGTTTAGCCAGCGCGTTTAGTTGATGTACTGAGGGGCAACAGCACTTTGCTCTCTTGATTAGCTCACATTTTAGCGGTTAGTGTCTGATGAGACACTCTCTACTTTCAAACTCCTACCTCTGCAATGCTAACGGGATACGAGAGCCCCCAACGATTCCTTCAAATGGCTGTTTAGCCAGCGCGTTTAGTTGATGTACTGAGGGGCAACAGCACTTTGCTCTCTTGATTAGCTCACATTTTAGCGGTTAGTGTCTGATGAGACACTCTCTACTTTCAAACTCCTACCTCTGCAATGCTAACGGGATACGAGAGCCCCCAACGATTCCTTCAAATGGCTGTTTAGCCAGCGCGTTTAGTTGATGTACTGAGGGGCAACAGCACTTTGCTCTCTTGATTAGCTCACATTTTAGCGGTTAGTGTCGGAATGATCATTGGATAGAGTTACGAGAGTCATCGTCAGGATTTGGTTGCTAGGATATCATGGCAGAAGTTGACTGACGGAGTAAGCTACTGGTTCATGTTTATTGTCATCGTAAGGTGCTGTGAAGTCTCGTTATTCTGTACGGTTGGTCCACGACGCGATAGGGGATTAATTCGAACATTATTGGTTCAGCAGATGGTAAGATTAGTTTGTTCTCCCATTTCACTAATCATTATTGTGGAgagaacatttcatttcagagtaCTTATACATTGatcttgatgatgatggtgcATTTTCCAGTGTGGGGCTCCCAATTTGTAAAACTACTACCTTGTCGATGCTAGCCGGTAGAAGGGCACCCGTTCTAAGAAGTCTATCTCAAGTGTCATAGGCTGATGTGAAACAGATGCCCCCAAAAACCTGCTAAATAATAGAGTCGAAGCAGTATTTCATTTCGTACACTTTGAAATAGCACAAAAAGCACTTGAGAGAACTTTGTACAAATTTGTAAATATCTCTGTTTTTGCTGACCAGAACCTTTTGGCTAGTTTGTTGTGGACATgcatcatattattaccccagGTCATGCCAGTTGACGATGATGCAACCATTATTTTATGATGGATACGTTCTAATGGTCATAACAGCACTTGGGTCATCTCTGTGGTGGACGTATTTAATTTCTCTTGGGGCTACTGTCCATTATTGATAGTGTTCATTATTAATATGTTGCATTATTATGAGGTTATCACTGGCGTTGCAGAATTGGTGTCAGCTACATTCAGTATATGAGAGAAATTGTTCCTGTTTTTTGgcaaaagtgaaaataaaaaaatgttgatCGTCGAAGGTTTGCAAATTGGTACAGAATATTTAAATACAAATCG is drawn from Lineus longissimus chromosome 1, tnLinLong1.2, whole genome shotgun sequence and contains these coding sequences:
- the LOC135486666 gene encoding uncharacterized protein LOC135486666, which codes for MADAITVVEGPVKIKENKKWKTRWCVIRKLSPAADRLHIAIHKDAIQSQNKGIFPCQEFFTFQKGERIVDKERYVIAITCIQHVVMIAFTNKSMMMDWEDGIRNSLGRDHEFSVVLVSVPSQSKFPSGPAVLHIQPQRICLTSVFPPKFYGAWNMWDIKKYGIQKDKFIFEAGPRSGAVAGVYILSSLYCEEINTLINQCGATYDRTWPDPQPGLRQITRRARIREQLEKIRPISLTASVKDFTNTQVNADVNFRSNDQLEHVESGTLTSIENITSIENIIKERLMSQCDVPKRRSRSLETKDSEHSEELRLKPPAKLPPKPKPVGQVLSSSTSVPMGLSARGISPNGRSYVRSGVPESEKNLTPTYKNGGSDRCKNDQSWADDVFRAVNLEKDLHHSSSREILADLNAKSASRGDKISVPNNDSVNKCSSSAPPVQGDTAPVFLPVPTPPHLKADKPPALPPKVKSVQKDVTDGADCNVPHDYINLAGDQEQQPAMQNQNQTMQSNAKTFQSSPPKPGPKTNHPRSSSVEPNHPRSNSDSSDQKSFGYLRPNMSVPNMRQTATKSYRGSMRLEEIDLRGFDDREKNYMYDVKISNDSIVLCSDTNIAAPKPQKPMNHSYVNLPQPLNKLTVPPPPVPLPPSPTVTAAAISVASPTTGKVHVYQNVPSPTPLKPEVPEKPEMQNVLPKPDQPEASEKPLSEKRHSYVNLPPADSDIPISDYLDMKASPELERPRRPGRPANLVIKTSPDSAPSSRRPSSPLEYIDMKGVDAPTSPDYLDMGNGSEAVALLSPDADSPFLDYIPMKSPVTKEPNEDYQKVKAEDYLEMKSEDPAAQGLPRVPSTASFKKIRKLSDNSDCGSSSQMSLLTQDLYAEETGSSNYINVPEDDSLLKRQSVCSIATSSRWTTDTSRVQGKGRIGRSQSVCVGGSSPKRHSLMQYHSMEGELDDELSTRPLSSIWKKPPSPGPNTKCSIDSRDDKKENIPNRPREPFNNLIQPHAEHSQKTKGRLPRPLSTSSVEPPSPKPSSGKSSFFSRLIRRSTKDKKKSKSQDDILDTDKNEWVVIDVPFDAPQPPVPQVQLSQRRPERSASLPIRHVQTSPVRLSSVAGADCNVDSNLGTISSLPFGQRLSSSAEHQYHYIDVPGTTPPKNDQRVDPITTRIDRDNRSITDSTGRLGSTVGGLRTLPEESNSRFHEVIVGAKKTSPIATPTSTRERAASQPIPITSPAAPPPLPPRKVSVPVSPTVPRPQQTTPSMQQQKMPVNSDYAPIWKARSYLEKRKDSAKSGDVVENHTKSDNKVGSTVAITDSIDNLSLSSHSSDTTSLRGEEAQKASPATTLLRPRSGKEYQKVDRKKLSEDISQPEPRTPTTPTGVFTFEETMMSSESPSRNCYIGGRGNHSPKSPDSTSTSSEGRPIPPRIGDPNYVGAKDRDRVYMNLDMTPPGTPPSNSCYSVSPQPLEQTNPYLNYAELDLSPGHKNRPNVMRDTPQARPKDPEIPIQSRPQSAQINYADLDLMQASKDNKKKVRKPVQRASSIEYAQIDMVYTAALSKTGKDHAIYREDPPVSSLRRSESSKKTSSPLLSGITNSRKGQTGFFRDRKGSASTNT